The following proteins come from a genomic window of Verrucomicrobiota bacterium:
- the mtnA gene encoding S-methyl-5-thioribose-1-phosphate isomerase, with translation MRAVAWKKDFLELLDQTLLPETTRYLETRHIEEAFEAIQKLRVRGAPAIGITAAYGLYLGMRAAPSRSRTEFFQTLKEKIDYLAAARPTAVNLFWAMEEIRSKLEKLTDTNPDLLTQRLLDFAIELHDDDRQRCEAMARHGQQAVPQNARIVTHCNTGALATGGIGTAFGVIYQAHRSGKNIHVYADETRPVLQGARLTMFELAAANIPSQLICDSMAATLMRQKQVHLVILGGDRIAADGSVANKIGTYALAVAAKYHDVPFYVAAPLSTFDLAIASGSEIPIEVRNEDEIRRVFNKSLITLPDAQCWNPAFDVTPPELITGIITERGIIRPPYVENIRSTFAAFS, from the coding sequence ATCCGTGCCGTTGCCTGGAAGAAGGACTTTCTTGAACTCCTGGATCAAACGCTGCTCCCGGAAACCACACGGTATCTCGAAACGCGGCACATCGAAGAAGCGTTCGAGGCCATCCAGAAACTCCGCGTCCGAGGCGCGCCCGCCATCGGAATCACTGCCGCCTACGGACTCTATCTGGGCATGCGAGCCGCGCCTTCGCGCTCCCGGACTGAATTCTTTCAAACGCTCAAAGAGAAGATCGATTACCTCGCTGCAGCGCGGCCCACGGCGGTGAATCTGTTTTGGGCCATGGAAGAGATTCGCTCAAAACTGGAGAAGCTGACGGACACCAACCCCGATCTTCTGACGCAGCGGTTGCTCGATTTCGCGATCGAATTGCACGACGACGACCGGCAGCGCTGCGAAGCCATGGCCAGGCACGGGCAACAAGCCGTGCCCCAGAACGCGCGGATCGTCACCCACTGCAACACCGGCGCGCTGGCCACGGGCGGCATCGGGACCGCCTTTGGCGTGATTTACCAAGCGCATCGTTCCGGGAAAAACATCCATGTCTATGCGGATGAAACTCGGCCCGTCCTGCAAGGCGCGCGGCTCACTATGTTTGAGCTGGCCGCCGCAAACATTCCCAGCCAGTTGATCTGCGACAGCATGGCCGCAACGCTTATGCGGCAAAAGCAAGTGCACCTGGTCATCCTGGGCGGCGACCGCATCGCCGCGGACGGTTCGGTCGCGAACAAGATCGGCACTTACGCGCTGGCGGTAGCGGCGAAATATCACGACGTGCCGTTTTACGTCGCAGCGCCGCTGTCCACGTTCGATCTGGCGATTGCCAGCGGGAGTGAGATTCCGATCGAGGTCCGGAATGAGGATGAAATCCGGCGCGTGTTCAACAAATCGCTGATTACGTTGCCGGACGCGCAGTGCTGGAATCCCGCATTCGACGTGACGCCCCCGGAATTGATCACCGGCATCATTACAGAGCGCGGCATTATCAGGCCGCCGTACGTTGAGAACATCAGATCCACATTCGCGGCCTTCTCATGA
- a CDS encoding DUF1992 domain-containing protein — translation MIWTQLIAENRIQEAMENGEFENLPGRGRPLDLTDYFNTPVADRMIFSLLKSAGVLPPELQLLKEAEELQQSVQRISDPRKRAELLEQAQAKRVSVALLLDRRRTSIRTDSGLEPGM, via the coding sequence ATGATTTGGACGCAACTCATTGCCGAGAATCGGATCCAGGAAGCGATGGAAAACGGCGAATTCGAGAACTTGCCCGGCCGCGGCCGTCCACTCGATTTGACGGACTATTTCAACACGCCGGTCGCGGATCGCATGATTTTTTCCCTTTTGAAGAGCGCCGGTGTTCTGCCTCCTGAATTGCAGTTGCTGAAGGAGGCGGAGGAATTGCAGCAATCCGTTCAGCGCATCAGCGACCCCAGGAAACGCGCGGAGCTTCTGGAGCAAGCGCAAGCGAAACGTGTGTCCGTCGCGCTGCTCCTCGACCGCCGGCGCACGTCGATCCGGACGGACTCAGGCCTTGAGCCGGGAATGTAA